The sequence below is a genomic window from Candidatus Sericytochromatia bacterium.
CCACCGACAACGCGCCCCAGATGGTTCGCCTCACCTACCTGTTGCCTGCCAAAATGAGCGGCAAGGTCTTCATGGTCAAGCGAGCCCTGGCCCCGGCGGCCACGCCGGCGCCCGCTCCGATCGCCCCGCCCGCGCCGCCGGCTCCGGCCCCCACCCTCGAACGCCCTGCCGTCGCGGCGGAACCGCCTCGCGTATCGGCCCCGCGCCCCAGTGGCATCGAAACCGGGTTTCTGTCCGGAGCCTCGCGCGGCAACCGCACGGAAGTGATCAACGTCGGTCTGGATCTGGGCCGTTCGGAAACCCGCATCTACGACGGGGAGCATCTGTTCATCTTCCCGACCCTGGTGGGGGGACCCGTGGCCACCATCCGGCGAGGCAGCGCCCAGCTGCTCGATGAAAACCTCGAGCAAAACCTGTGGATCAAGGTGGACGGCCACGAGTACTCCATCGGCCGCTACGCCATGGAGCAACCCTTCCTGTTCCCGGTCAATGAAGAAAACATCTTTCAGGGCGAACTGAACAAGGCCCTCGTGCTGACCTCGCTGGCGCTGCTGGCCCGCAGGACGGGACAAACCCACGTGCCGCGCTACAAGATCTGCCTGGGCCTGCCGGTCTATCTCAGCCGCCGGCCGGAGTACATCGATGCCTCGCTGCGGGAGTGGCTGGGGCGCCACGACTTCATTTTCTGCGGCGAACCGATGTCGCTCGAGATCATCCAGATCGACACCATCC
It includes:
- a CDS encoding ParM/StbA family protein produces the protein MTTDNAPQMVRLTYLLPAKMSGKVFMVKRALAPAATPAPAPIAPPAPPAPAPTLERPAVAAEPPRVSAPRPSGIETGFLSGASRGNRTEVINVGLDLGRSETRIYDGEHLFIFPTLVGGPVATIRRGSAQLLDENLEQNLWIKVDGHEYSIGRYAMEQPFLFPVNEENIFQGELNKALVLTSLALLARRTGQTHVPRYKICLGLPVYLSRRPEYIDASLREWLGRHDFIFCGEPMSLEIIQIDTIPQPVGSVYAAILAGQLDYNPEETIGVVDPGHLTTDWVVVRLPNELTKYSGHTTAVAGYRLYEEVASYLSELMVPRINPMAVQESLITGVYKDNQGDTLAIPEHLVESLKEIMAQQIALTVKQSWRDLRVHRMLLVGGFGRILYPLLTKYPYFRDLQLAQDPRYYNVKGFFEYAIATPLREGG